In Agromyces sp. G08B096, a genomic segment contains:
- a CDS encoding UDP-glucose/GDP-mannose dehydrogenase family protein translates to MRISVIGCGYLGAVHASAMAELGHDVVGIDVDERKISQLAAARPPFFEPGLPEILESATASGRLRFSTDIAAAAEADVHFIAVGTPQQASGYSADLSYVDAAFESLLPHLRHGALVVGKSTVPVGTAARLANRLADAAPHAALAWNPEFLREGFAVKDTLEPDRLVYGVASDGHVDATSVLDHLYRAAVEAGTPRIVTDYATAELVKVAANAFLATKISFINAMSEIADASGADVTALADAIGHDARIGRRFLNAGVGFGGGCLPKDIRAFTARAEELGVGHSLAFLKEVDQINLRQRQRVVDLAVAALGGSAYRKRIAVLGVTFKPDSDDVRDSPALDVAVQLKGLGAEVVATDPEGVENARRRHPQLEYTTSIDEALADADLVVLATEWRDYRTLDPADAGRKVATARIIDGRNALDPAAWRAAGWQYRGIGRP, encoded by the coding sequence ATGCGCATCTCGGTCATCGGTTGCGGCTATCTCGGAGCCGTCCACGCGTCGGCGATGGCCGAGCTCGGCCATGACGTCGTCGGCATCGACGTCGACGAGCGCAAGATCAGCCAGCTGGCTGCCGCGCGGCCGCCCTTCTTCGAGCCGGGGCTGCCCGAGATCCTCGAGAGCGCGACCGCGAGCGGCCGGCTGCGTTTCAGCACCGACATCGCCGCGGCCGCCGAAGCGGATGTGCATTTCATCGCCGTCGGGACGCCTCAGCAGGCGAGCGGATACTCGGCCGACCTCAGCTACGTCGACGCCGCATTCGAGTCGCTCCTCCCACATCTTCGGCATGGAGCGCTCGTGGTCGGCAAGAGCACGGTGCCGGTCGGCACAGCGGCGAGACTCGCGAATCGACTCGCCGATGCTGCGCCGCACGCCGCGCTCGCGTGGAACCCCGAGTTCCTCCGAGAGGGATTCGCCGTGAAGGACACGCTCGAACCCGACCGTCTGGTGTACGGGGTGGCGAGCGACGGGCACGTCGACGCGACATCGGTCCTCGACCACCTCTACCGCGCTGCGGTGGAAGCCGGCACTCCCCGAATCGTCACCGACTACGCGACGGCCGAGCTCGTGAAGGTCGCGGCGAACGCCTTCCTCGCGACCAAGATCAGCTTCATCAACGCGATGAGCGAGATCGCGGATGCCTCGGGCGCCGACGTCACCGCCCTGGCCGACGCCATCGGCCACGACGCTCGCATCGGACGGCGGTTCCTGAACGCCGGCGTGGGCTTCGGGGGCGGCTGCCTTCCCAAGGACATCCGGGCGTTCACCGCGCGCGCCGAGGAGCTCGGAGTCGGGCACTCCCTCGCCTTCCTCAAGGAAGTCGACCAGATCAACCTCCGTCAACGCCAGCGAGTGGTCGACCTCGCCGTCGCAGCCCTCGGCGGCTCCGCCTACCGGAAGCGGATCGCCGTGCTCGGCGTCACGTTCAAGCCCGACTCCGACGACGTGCGCGACTCGCCCGCGCTCGATGTGGCGGTGCAGCTGAAAGGCCTCGGCGCCGAGGTGGTCGCCACGGATCCCGAAGGCGTGGAGAACGCCCGTCGACGCCACCCGCAGCTGGAATACACCACCTCGATCGACGAGGCCTTGGCCGATGCGGATCTCGTCGTCCTCGCGACCGAATGGCGCGACTACCGTACCCTCGACCCCGCGGATGCCGGGCGCAAGGTCGCGACGGCGCGCATCATCGACGGCCGGAACGCCCTCGATCCGGCTGCGTGGCGAGCCGCAGGCTGGCAGTACCGCGGCATCGGGCGGCCGTGA
- a CDS encoding heparan-alpha-glucosaminide N-acetyltransferase domain-containing protein, which produces MPARFGQPRGARPPRGADRGGALTDAAEASARVDGVDAARGLALIGMFLAHAAPAAASVTGAELLAIADERPRLLFALTAGIALGLISGGIRPIPAAPGFGGGPARARLRRQITIRALLLIALGLGITFGLAPLVFVILDVYGVAFLVLLPLLFLPRGVALGVGIAGAALAPGIAVAVSRMPWVAEARLAGWGLPVDWFFAGAYPVIEWVPVMLVGIALARYGITRPRLLAWTALLGTLAAVVFLPPGVALLRLGERQQTEVVLADEALRALALGESLQVLGNVGVCALIVAAAVALTAPGILKAEGARRVAAAMLSPITAMGAMPLTIYTAHLLVLAASIRVENGYRTDDSWPLTIGLILGSMVLAWCWRKWIGRGPLEQLLRWASGRTRPA; this is translated from the coding sequence ATTCCTGCTCGGTTCGGTCAGCCACGGGGTGCTCGCCCACCTCGAGGGGCCGACCGTGGTGGTGCGCTGACCGACGCGGCCGAGGCATCCGCCCGGGTCGACGGCGTCGACGCGGCCCGCGGTCTGGCGCTCATCGGCATGTTCCTCGCGCACGCGGCGCCGGCAGCGGCATCCGTCACCGGCGCTGAGCTGCTCGCGATCGCCGACGAACGTCCGCGCCTGTTGTTCGCGCTGACCGCCGGCATCGCGCTCGGCCTCATCAGCGGAGGCATCCGGCCGATCCCGGCCGCGCCGGGGTTCGGCGGGGGACCGGCGAGGGCGCGGCTCCGCCGGCAGATCACGATCCGCGCGCTCCTGCTGATCGCTCTCGGACTCGGGATCACCTTCGGCCTGGCGCCGCTCGTCTTCGTGATCCTCGATGTGTACGGGGTCGCGTTCCTCGTGCTGCTCCCGCTCCTCTTCCTTCCGCGCGGCGTCGCGCTCGGGGTCGGCATCGCGGGTGCGGCGCTGGCGCCGGGCATCGCGGTCGCCGTCAGCCGGATGCCCTGGGTCGCCGAGGCGAGGCTCGCCGGCTGGGGCCTGCCGGTCGACTGGTTCTTCGCCGGCGCGTACCCCGTGATCGAGTGGGTACCCGTGATGCTCGTCGGCATCGCCCTCGCCAGGTACGGCATCACCCGGCCGCGGCTGCTCGCATGGACCGCCCTGCTCGGCACGCTGGCAGCCGTCGTCTTCCTTCCGCCGGGCGTCGCGCTGCTCCGGCTGGGGGAGCGGCAGCAGACCGAGGTCGTCCTCGCCGACGAGGCGCTCCGAGCCCTCGCTCTCGGGGAGTCGCTGCAGGTGCTCGGCAACGTCGGCGTGTGCGCGCTCATCGTCGCGGCGGCGGTCGCCCTCACCGCGCCGGGCATCCTGAAAGCGGAAGGCGCCCGGCGCGTCGCCGCCGCGATGCTCTCGCCGATCACGGCCATGGGGGCGATGCCACTCACCATCTACACCGCCCACCTCCTCGTGCTCGCCGCCTCCATTCGCGTCGAGAACGGCTACCGCACCGACGACTCCTGGCCGCTGACCATCGGACTCATCCTCGGATCGATGGTGCTCGCCTGGTGCTGGCGCAAATGGATCGGCCGCGGACCGCTGGAGCAGCTCCTGCGGTGGGCGAGCGGGCGGACCAGGCCCGCCTGA
- a CDS encoding universal stress protein yields the protein MTEIAVGVSTAGDACERTVRWAAQRAAARGFRLRLVHVVDGAIEATGDAELLLAAHTAARDSLAAARETAEREVGGGVEIVTDLEQGQPVEVFERVSKNAELLVVGSDWHGGKRPSRRGVHSLRIAAASRAPVAVIPDIDTSARRGVVVGVDGSVEGQRALDFAVAEAIRLDEPLIAVHAWDIAVMVGGEYGYGVAMVGTEELGAAAAEVLDEVIAPVEAEHPELDVVRRVVAGDPVSALVDEAADASLLVVGSHGRGALARFLLGSVSHGVLAHLEGPTVVVR from the coding sequence ATGACGGAGATCGCGGTCGGAGTGAGCACGGCGGGCGACGCGTGCGAACGCACGGTGCGGTGGGCGGCGCAGCGGGCTGCGGCCCGCGGGTTCCGGCTTCGGCTCGTCCACGTCGTCGACGGGGCCATCGAAGCCACGGGCGATGCGGAGCTGCTGCTCGCCGCCCATACCGCCGCCCGCGACAGCCTCGCTGCCGCCCGTGAGACGGCGGAGCGAGAAGTCGGCGGCGGCGTCGAGATCGTCACCGATCTCGAACAGGGCCAGCCCGTCGAGGTCTTCGAACGGGTGTCGAAGAACGCCGAGCTGCTCGTCGTCGGCAGCGACTGGCACGGCGGCAAGCGTCCGAGTCGGCGCGGCGTGCATAGCCTGCGCATCGCCGCGGCGAGCCGCGCGCCCGTCGCAGTGATCCCAGACATCGACACGAGCGCGCGCCGCGGCGTCGTGGTGGGTGTCGACGGATCCGTCGAGGGGCAGCGGGCGCTCGACTTCGCCGTCGCGGAGGCGATCCGGCTCGATGAGCCGCTCATCGCCGTCCACGCCTGGGACATCGCGGTGATGGTCGGCGGGGAGTACGGGTACGGGGTCGCGATGGTCGGCACCGAGGAACTCGGCGCCGCGGCGGCCGAGGTGCTCGACGAGGTGATCGCACCCGTCGAGGCGGAGCATCCGGAACTCGACGTCGTACGCCGTGTCGTCGCCGGCGATCCGGTCAGCGCCCTCGTCGACGAAGCAGCGGATGCCTCGCTCCTCGTCGTCGGCAGTCACGGCCGCGGCGCGCTCGCCCGATTCCTGCTCGGTTCGGTCAGCCACGGGGTGCTCGCCCACCTCGAGGGGCCGACCGTGGTGGTGCGCTGA
- a CDS encoding thymidine kinase: MAKLYFRYGAMNSGKSTALLQAAFNYEERGHEVLLAKPSVDTKGDRDIVSRLGVTREVDFTISPDEPVLETFQHHRTRVIESTGRDVSCLLVDEAQFLTEGQVDDLLRIALLDGVPVLAYGIRTDFQTVAFPGSRRLLEVSHSLEELKTICRCGRKAIFNGRKIDGVYVFDGDQVAIDGAEVTYESLCGVCYLQESGGVLNGHPGR, encoded by the coding sequence ATGGCCAAGCTCTACTTCCGCTACGGGGCGATGAACTCCGGCAAGTCGACGGCGCTGCTGCAGGCGGCCTTCAACTACGAGGAGCGCGGGCACGAGGTCCTGCTCGCCAAGCCGTCGGTCGACACCAAGGGCGACCGCGACATCGTCTCCCGCCTCGGCGTCACGCGCGAGGTCGACTTCACCATCTCGCCCGACGAACCCGTGCTCGAGACGTTCCAGCACCACCGCACCCGGGTCATCGAGTCGACCGGCCGCGACGTCAGCTGCCTCCTCGTCGACGAGGCGCAGTTCCTCACCGAGGGGCAGGTCGACGATCTGCTGCGCATCGCGCTGCTCGACGGCGTCCCGGTGCTCGCCTACGGCATCCGCACCGACTTCCAGACCGTCGCGTTCCCCGGCAGCCGGCGGCTCCTCGAGGTGTCGCACAGCCTCGAAGAGCTGAAGACCATCTGCCGCTGCGGACGGAAGGCCATCTTCAACGGCCGCAAGATCGACGGCGTCTACGTGTTCGACGGCGACCAGGTCGCGATCGACGGCGCCGAGGTCACCTACGAGTCGTTGTGCGGCGTCTGCTACCTGCAGGAGTCGGGTGGCGTGCTGAACGGGCACCCCGGGCGCTGA
- a CDS encoding ATP-binding protein, giving the protein MALGLPGHLARDALSHALDRAGQAAALVCLTIAVLVGVVSAVALDRHVAWAASGAVLVMIALLAVLWFAPTVTATVAYLVVGTAVMVGVTMIVMGEDSRFATSNNAVLALPRVAMVLVGGAGSGTAIAVTWAVLGFGLGEAAAFLGCALVGATWSPSIAALFALGLVLTTRVFDGVSRNRGARSDTGLHRASEQARELALRHDDELRATARLHDTALSHLVAIAAAGSGRVDERLRAGIRQDLGLIVGRDWAIDQRPEPSPRGTPTADASDPPGGLATALEAAATAGVTVRIMGDLGALELVTTARAEALDAAVAQCLVNVGRHAGVADAELAIGVGGGELTVAVMDSGAGFEEDEVPADRIGLRTSIRGRIEQVGGGVRLWSTKGVGTTIVLTVPIGAAE; this is encoded by the coding sequence ATGGCGCTGGGGCTGCCCGGGCATCTTGCTCGCGACGCCCTGAGCCACGCGCTCGACCGGGCGGGGCAGGCGGCGGCGCTCGTCTGCCTCACCATCGCCGTCCTGGTCGGCGTCGTCAGCGCCGTCGCGCTCGACCGGCACGTGGCGTGGGCCGCGTCGGGCGCCGTACTCGTCATGATCGCCCTGCTCGCAGTCCTCTGGTTCGCCCCGACGGTCACGGCGACGGTGGCCTATCTCGTCGTCGGCACCGCGGTGATGGTCGGCGTGACGATGATCGTGATGGGGGAGGACAGCCGCTTCGCGACCTCCAACAACGCGGTGCTGGCACTGCCGCGTGTGGCGATGGTGCTCGTCGGCGGCGCCGGCTCGGGCACCGCGATCGCGGTCACCTGGGCGGTGCTGGGCTTCGGGCTCGGCGAAGCCGCGGCCTTCCTGGGCTGCGCCCTCGTCGGGGCGACGTGGTCGCCCAGCATCGCCGCGCTGTTCGCCCTCGGGCTCGTGCTCACGACCCGTGTCTTCGACGGCGTGAGCCGCAACCGGGGCGCGAGAAGTGACACCGGGCTGCACCGCGCGAGCGAGCAGGCGCGTGAGCTCGCACTGCGACACGACGACGAACTGCGGGCCACGGCACGGCTGCACGACACGGCGCTCAGCCACCTCGTCGCGATCGCCGCGGCCGGTTCGGGCCGCGTGGACGAGCGGCTGAGGGCGGGCATCCGCCAGGACCTCGGTCTCATCGTCGGCCGCGACTGGGCGATCGACCAGCGGCCCGAACCGTCACCGCGTGGCACCCCGACCGCCGACGCATCCGATCCGCCCGGCGGTCTCGCGACCGCGCTCGAGGCGGCGGCCACCGCCGGCGTCACCGTGCGGATCATGGGCGACCTCGGCGCACTCGAGCTGGTCACCACCGCGCGCGCTGAGGCGCTGGACGCGGCCGTCGCGCAGTGCCTCGTCAACGTCGGGCGCCACGCCGGCGTCGCCGACGCCGAACTGGCCATCGGCGTCGGCGGCGGGGAGCTGACTGTGGCCGTCATGGACTCCGGTGCGGGCTTCGAGGAAGACGAGGTGCCGGCCGACCGCATCGGCCTGCGCACCTCGATTCGCGGCCGGATCGAGCAGGTGGGCGGCGGTGTCAGGCTGTGGTCCACGAAAGGCGTCGGCACGACGATCGTGCTCACCGTCCCGATCGGAGCCGCCGAGTGA
- a CDS encoding Rv2578c family radical SAM protein gives MRWSGQELGVDQSDALPGLARLNNLVRSVQTPEFAGMTFHEVLAKSALNHVPGQSAMPFAWTINPYRGCSHACAYCFARPTHEYLDLDAGDDFDRQIIVKVNVAEVLRKELAKPSWRHEHVALGTNTDPYQRAEGRYALMPGIIEALAASGTPLSILTKGTLLRRDLPLLTDAAQHVPVDLAMSIAVYDHDLQQSVEPGTPSTKARLQTVTAVREAGFDCGVFLMPILPYLTDTRAHLDDAIGRAKAAGATHVTWAALHLRGSVKPWFMQWLEREHPDLVPKYRSMYYGRNAYAPKAYRAWLAERVRPILRSHGMGTRAPDPTTGGVRSSAPRGSREQLAPGRQPVPTFAPPPDPSALF, from the coding sequence ATGCGGTGGAGCGGGCAGGAACTGGGCGTCGATCAGTCCGACGCGCTGCCGGGGCTCGCGCGCCTGAACAACCTGGTCCGGTCGGTGCAGACGCCCGAGTTCGCCGGCATGACCTTCCACGAGGTGCTTGCGAAGTCGGCGCTCAACCACGTGCCCGGCCAGTCGGCGATGCCGTTCGCCTGGACCATCAATCCCTACCGCGGGTGCAGCCACGCGTGCGCGTACTGCTTCGCCCGCCCGACGCACGAGTACCTCGACCTCGACGCCGGCGACGACTTCGACCGCCAGATCATCGTGAAGGTCAACGTCGCCGAGGTGCTCCGCAAGGAGCTCGCGAAGCCGTCCTGGCGGCACGAGCACGTCGCGCTCGGCACGAACACCGACCCGTACCAGCGCGCCGAGGGCCGGTACGCGCTCATGCCGGGCATCATCGAGGCGCTCGCGGCGAGCGGCACGCCGCTCAGCATCCTGACCAAGGGCACGCTGCTTCGGCGCGACCTGCCGCTGCTCACCGATGCTGCGCAGCACGTGCCGGTCGACCTCGCCATGTCGATCGCGGTGTACGACCACGACCTGCAGCAGTCGGTCGAGCCAGGGACGCCGTCGACGAAGGCCCGGCTGCAGACCGTCACGGCGGTGCGCGAGGCCGGCTTCGACTGCGGCGTCTTCCTCATGCCGATCCTGCCGTACCTCACCGACACGCGGGCACACCTCGACGACGCGATCGGCCGGGCGAAGGCGGCCGGCGCGACCCATGTGACGTGGGCGGCCCTGCACCTGCGCGGGTCGGTGAAGCCGTGGTTCATGCAGTGGCTCGAGCGGGAGCATCCCGATCTCGTGCCGAAGTACCGCTCGATGTACTACGGTCGCAACGCGTACGCGCCGAAGGCGTACCGCGCGTGGCTCGCCGAACGCGTCCGCCCGATCCTGCGGTCGCACGGCATGGGCACCCGGGCCCCCGATCCGACCACCGGCGGCGTCCGTTCGAGCGCGCCGCGCGGCAGCCGGGAGCAGCTCGCGCCCGGCCGGCAGCCCGTGCCGACGTTCGCGCCGCCGCCCGACCCGTCGGCGCTCTTCTGA